AGAAGAAACTATCTGGCGCTAGATCCTGAAATGGAACCGTCAGCGAAATCAAGTAACCGAAAAGAACACCGCCAACTAAGTTAAAGAAGATACAGGCAAATAAAATTTTTGCAGCAAAAGAGAAATTGATTTTTTTACGGTAAACACCAACAGTCATATACAGCATGTTTGATGTACCTAATTCAGCATTCATATAAAGAATCATGACAAGTGACCAACTGAACATAAAGGCATAAAGCATTTTGCCTAGTCCGTGTACGATATCCTCACCCTTCATAGCAATAGCGAAGGCCACAGCTGTTCCTAATGTCAAGAACATACAGGCAAGCATAGCACGAAAAGCATAACGTAGAAAACTACTTTGGAATAAGTTCATTTTTTTATTGATTGATTTATCGATCTGCTCAAATAACGGCGATACAGGTTTCATGTTGTTTCTCCTTTTCAATTTGTTTTCATCTTATATTTTCAAAAACATCTTTTACTATTTTAAAGACCTCTACTCGTTTTGTCTAGTGCTTTTTCATACAAAGTAACACTTTTTTCTATTATAAGCAAAACAAGTGGTAAAGTTCCTCATTCCTCTACTCATTTTCATTCTTTCTTGCCAGTTTCCTCTTTTTTATGAAAAAACAATGAGAAAATCGTTCCGAAGACCGATGAGAATTTGCATTTTACTGGTAAAATGGAACTAAGTTATCTATTGAACAAGAGACATTGGGTTGTTTTATAAAAAATAGATAACCTTTGAAGAAAGATTTTGCCAAACTATGGGGAAAGTAAGGTGAACGAAATGATAAAACAAGGACAGGACACTAACGTAAACAAATTAAATCAACGAATTGAAAATCAGTATAAATCGATGCGGGCAACAAACAACGTATTCTCGGTCATCTTCTTGGTTGTCTTAATGATTTTTGTAGGTCTTTTCAGTCTATTTTTCTCAGCGAGCGCTAGCTATAACGAAAAAATGACTGCTTTTGACCAAGAGCTCAATACTCTTCAAGAAGAAAAAGCTGCGATCGAATCTGGAAAAATCGTCACAGCTGAGAAATCCTTTGACACGATTTTACAAGAAAATTTGGCGAACTTAAAAGAGTATCCTCAATCAGAAAATAATTATACGATTTCTATCGAAGGAACAAATAGCCAAATCACACTCAACAAAAACAATATTTTTGTTTCAGACAATGCAAATATGCTAAATAAAGAAACGAAACAGAAGATCTATGAGCTAAACAAACAATTAGCTGCCAGTACCAACGGAGCACAATTAGAAGTCATCACTATCCCTGAATTACCACGCGGGGAAGATATCGAA
This sequence is a window from Enterococcus wangshanyuanii. Protein-coding genes within it:
- a CDS encoding formate/nitrite transporter family protein; translation: MKPVSPLFEQIDKSINKKMNLFQSSFLRYAFRAMLACMFLTLGTAVAFAIAMKGEDIVHGLGKMLYAFMFSWSLVMILYMNAELGTSNMLYMTVGVYRKKINFSFAAKILFACIFFNLVGGVLFGYLISLTVPFQDLAPDSFFFTSIAGKLNKTTTQILVEAIFANIVVNTAVLVSMRMKDDAGKVAAIIFIIFIFAFLGYEHVIANFPAFSLAYFASHGTLAAMTVGSVAHNLFFALIGNFIGGGLVMGLGYAWLNNADTTYLD